A single genomic interval of Flavobacterium sp. N2820 harbors:
- a CDS encoding GNAT family N-acetyltransferase yields the protein MYKVLIRPLEIADAEISWEWRNNPKVWELTESKPSIEITYEIEKKWIEKVINDENSKRFAILVDDIYVGNIQLTNIQIGKSAEYHIFIGNTNYWGKGIARLASLQLIRYARVLLKIKKIVLFVNSNHKSAIRLYESCNFSVVSNDDKIKMELDLEKSLKPKVSIFVMIFNHENFISSSIDGFLNQKCNFDYDIVIGEDCSNDNSRKILLDYQNRFPGKFKLLLHSTNIGACKNQIEVLNNCSGEYVALCEGDDYWTDPFKLQKQVDFLEAHPDYVLCFHKVKILKPNGELVEDFITKVPENYENQETLARLGNYIHTPSVVFRNVIKEFPPEFSLSPIGDFFLYMLLAEQGKLKYIDEEMAVYRYGVGVHSTHTQIKMAKANFKLFTLLLSYFNNPKINHILLDRQLNAFDNFEYLVRSEYQEAFISHHIFFKALQSLKHPSKFWRKIKNKFN from the coding sequence ATGTATAAAGTTTTAATTAGACCGTTAGAAATAGCTGATGCTGAAATTTCTTGGGAATGGAGAAATAATCCCAAAGTATGGGAATTAACAGAATCTAAACCATCTATTGAAATTACTTATGAAATCGAAAAAAAATGGATTGAGAAAGTTATTAATGATGAAAATTCTAAAAGATTTGCTATTTTAGTTGATGACATTTATGTAGGAAATATTCAATTGACCAATATTCAAATAGGAAAATCTGCAGAATATCATATTTTTATAGGTAATACTAATTATTGGGGTAAAGGGATTGCAAGATTGGCTTCACTACAATTGATTAGATATGCAAGAGTTTTATTAAAAATAAAAAAAATAGTTTTATTTGTAAACTCAAACCATAAAAGCGCAATTAGGCTTTATGAAAGCTGTAATTTTAGTGTAGTTTCGAATGATGATAAAATAAAAATGGAATTAGACCTTGAGAAATCACTAAAGCCTAAGGTCAGTATTTTCGTAATGATATTTAATCATGAAAATTTTATTTCTAGTTCTATTGATGGTTTTTTAAATCAGAAATGCAATTTTGATTATGATATTGTAATTGGTGAGGATTGTTCAAATGACAATTCAAGGAAAATTTTATTAGATTATCAAAATAGATTCCCAGGAAAATTTAAATTATTACTTCATAGCACAAATATAGGGGCTTGTAAGAATCAGATTGAAGTTCTAAATAATTGTTCAGGTGAGTATGTAGCCCTTTGTGAAGGTGACGACTATTGGACTGACCCTTTTAAGTTACAAAAACAAGTAGATTTTTTAGAAGCTCATCCAGATTATGTTTTATGTTTTCATAAAGTAAAAATTTTGAAACCCAATGGTGAATTAGTTGAAGATTTCATCACAAAAGTTCCTGAAAACTATGAAAATCAAGAAACTTTGGCGCGTTTAGGAAATTATATACACACGCCTTCAGTAGTTTTTAGAAATGTAATTAAAGAATTTCCACCAGAATTTTCATTATCTCCAATTGGTGACTTTTTTTTGTATATGTTGTTAGCTGAGCAAGGTAAACTAAAATATATAGATGAAGAAATGGCGGTATATCGATATGGAGTAGGTGTTCATTCTACACATACTCAAATAAAAATGGCAAAAGCTAACTTTAAACTATTCACTTTACTATTGTCTTATTTTAATAACCCTAAAATAAATCATATTCTTTTAGATCGACAACTGAATGCATTTGATAATTTTGAATACCTGGTAAGAAGCGAATATCAAGAAGCATTTATTTCGCACCATATCTTTTTTAAAGCATTACAATCGTTAAAGCATCCGAGTAAATTTTGGAGGAAAATTAAAAATAAATTCAACTAA
- a CDS encoding acyltransferase family protein translates to MKNNFDFLRLIFALFVVVAHSYPLSGNSVSGQWIYQVTNGQIELSNIGLNGFFIISGYLIFKSLERSKTIINYLWKRFLRLFPALFVVLLLTIFLAPLVYENAIPYIQNKDVFSYLPRNILLYDLQHHIKGVFEYNPYPSAINGSLWTICYEFSMYLLLGILFFIKNKKVRLILLLVTFIFMLFSYNFLMEKYGEIYRFGMQILSFFNLGTFFVAGALLGVAKIETIKYKVELLFLVFLVILIALHFHFYDAIKHILLTLFVVLFGLVALYPISKINVIGDLSYGIYIYGFPIQQTLMYYFKLNTNTLILFSVLIAMLFGYLSWHLIEKRMLVFKNKF, encoded by the coding sequence ATGAAAAATAATTTTGATTTTCTTCGTTTAATTTTTGCTTTGTTTGTTGTAGTTGCACATAGTTATCCTTTGTCGGGAAATTCAGTTTCTGGACAATGGATTTATCAAGTTACCAATGGACAGATTGAGCTTTCTAATATTGGTTTAAATGGTTTTTTTATCATCAGTGGTTATTTAATTTTTAAAAGTTTAGAAAGAAGCAAAACAATTATTAATTATTTATGGAAACGTTTTTTACGATTATTTCCAGCTTTATTTGTAGTATTGTTGTTAACTATTTTTTTAGCGCCACTGGTTTATGAAAATGCAATACCTTATATTCAAAACAAGGATGTTTTTTCTTATTTACCAAGGAATATTTTATTATACGATTTGCAACACCACATTAAAGGTGTTTTTGAATATAATCCTTATCCTTCAGCAATTAATGGGTCGCTTTGGACCATTTGTTATGAGTTTTCAATGTATTTGTTATTGGGGATTTTATTTTTCATAAAGAATAAAAAAGTGCGATTAATACTTTTGTTAGTTACTTTTATTTTTATGTTATTTAGTTATAATTTTTTAATGGAAAAATATGGCGAAATTTATCGATTTGGGATGCAGATTTTGTCTTTTTTTAATTTAGGGACTTTCTTTGTGGCTGGCGCATTATTAGGAGTTGCTAAGATTGAAACTATAAAATATAAAGTAGAATTGTTGTTCTTAGTGTTTTTAGTAATATTAATTGCTTTGCACTTCCATTTTTATGATGCTATAAAACACATTTTATTAACATTATTTGTCGTTTTATTTGGATTAGTTGCCCTTTATCCTATTAGTAAAATTAATGTTATTGGAGATTTATCCTATGGAATTTATATTTATGGCTTTCCAATTCAACAAACCTTAATGTATTATTTTAAGCTAAATACAAATACCTTAATTTTGTTTTCTGTTTTGATAGCTATGCTATTTGGTTATCTTTCATGGCATCTAATAGAGAAGCGAATGTTGGTTTTTAAAAATAAATTTTAA
- a CDS encoding polysaccharide ABC transporter ATP-binding protein yields MSKVVIKAENISKQYRLGLVGTGTVKDDMKRWWHNLRGKEDPFLKIGEANDRSSKGESDYVWSLRDINFEINQGDSVGIIGRNGAGKSTLLKILSQVTQPTTGRIYTKGRIASLLEVGTGFHPEMTGRENIYLNGAILGMRKHEITRKFDEIVAFSGVERYIDTPVKRYSSGMYVRLAFAVAAHLESEILIVDEVLAVGDAEFQKKCLGKMSDVSKGEGRTVLFVSHNMAAVKSLCSSGIVLKNGEMFFQGAVDIAVANYLAGESDSLNHKKFGSDFDLEQLKLNEISIHPKGLTSDEILNEFHELEFCTDINIKYQAERLHLTYVLKDNNGEALFTFSTAGVASLHNGLNTLVCSFPKGFLNIGNYYLDLYLIEDAKKAIFHEPDIMAFTIQEGPRPLGGWMGKEPGFIKPVFEWVNL; encoded by the coding sequence ATGAGTAAAGTAGTAATAAAAGCAGAAAATATCTCCAAACAATATCGTCTCGGACTTGTAGGAACAGGTACGGTGAAAGATGATATGAAACGTTGGTGGCATAATTTGCGAGGTAAAGAAGATCCTTTTTTAAAAATTGGAGAAGCTAACGACAGAAGTAGCAAAGGTGAAAGCGATTATGTATGGAGTTTGCGTGACATTAATTTCGAAATCAATCAAGGTGATTCGGTGGGGATTATTGGTCGTAATGGTGCAGGAAAATCTACTTTATTAAAGATATTAAGTCAGGTAACCCAACCTACTACAGGTAGAATATATACTAAAGGAAGAATTGCTTCTTTGTTAGAGGTAGGAACAGGTTTTCATCCTGAAATGACGGGGAGAGAAAATATCTATTTGAACGGTGCTATTTTAGGCATGCGCAAGCACGAAATCACCCGTAAATTTGATGAAATTGTTGCCTTTTCTGGAGTAGAACGGTATATTGATACGCCTGTTAAGCGCTATTCTTCTGGAATGTATGTGCGTTTGGCGTTTGCCGTTGCGGCCCATTTGGAATCCGAGATTTTGATTGTAGATGAGGTATTAGCAGTTGGCGATGCTGAGTTTCAAAAGAAATGTTTGGGTAAAATGAGTGATGTCAGTAAGGGTGAAGGGAGAACGGTGTTATTTGTGAGCCATAATATGGCGGCGGTGAAGAGTTTGTGTAGTTCTGGGATTGTGTTGAAAAATGGAGAAATGTTTTTTCAGGGTGCTGTTGATATTGCTGTAGCTAATTATTTAGCGGGAGAGTCGGATAGTTTGAATCACAAGAAATTTGGTAGTGATTTTGATTTAGAACAGCTAAAATTAAATGAAATTAGCATTCATCCCAAAGGATTAACCTCTGATGAAATTTTAAATGAATTTCACGAATTAGAATTTTGCACCGATATAAACATTAAATATCAAGCAGAGCGTTTGCATTTGACTTATGTTTTGAAAGATAATAATGGAGAGGCTTTATTCACATTTTCAACTGCTGGAGTGGCATCACTTCATAACGGGTTGAATACATTAGTGTGTAGTTTTCCAAAAGGATTTTTAAATATTGGAAATTATTATTTAGATTTATATTTAATTGAAGATGCCAAAAAAGCTATTTTTCATGAACCCGATATAATGGCATTTACAATTCAAGAAGGACCAAGACCATTAGGAGGTTGGATGGGCAAAGAGCCTGGGTTTATCAAGCCTGTTTTTGAATGGGTTAACTTATAA
- a CDS encoding DegT/DnrJ/EryC1/StrS family aminotransferase — protein sequence MPQSKIWLSSPHMGGTEQKYIQEAFDTNWVAPLGPNVNGFEQDLENYLGGQVYVGALSSGTAAIHLGLLLLGVQAGDEVLCQSMTFSASANPILYLGATPIFIDSEVQTWNLCPVALEVAILDRIKKGKKPKAIIAVHLYGVPYQIDAIRTIADTYQIPILEDSAEALGSTYKGIKCGTFGDISVLSFNGNKIITTSGGGAIVTHSAALKEKAVFYATQSRDNAPHYQHSHIGYNYRMSNICAGIGRGQMEVLDTHVASRRLMHDFYVSLFASVEGIEVFRVPNSDYFANYWLTAITVDPIKTKGLDREALRLALESANIESRPLWKPMHLQPIFESYPYYGHQVAESLFEQGLCLPSGSNLTQADRIRIKDAILAIIK from the coding sequence ATGCCTCAATCTAAAATATGGTTGTCTTCCCCACACATGGGTGGAACCGAACAAAAATACATTCAAGAAGCCTTTGATACCAACTGGGTAGCCCCTTTGGGTCCTAATGTAAATGGATTTGAACAAGATCTAGAAAACTATTTAGGAGGTCAAGTCTACGTAGGTGCTTTAAGTTCGGGTACGGCAGCTATTCATTTGGGGTTACTATTGCTAGGCGTTCAAGCAGGAGATGAAGTGCTTTGTCAAAGCATGACCTTTTCAGCATCTGCGAACCCAATTTTATATTTGGGTGCTACGCCAATTTTTATAGACAGTGAGGTTCAAACTTGGAACCTTTGTCCAGTAGCTTTAGAAGTAGCTATTCTGGATCGGATTAAAAAAGGCAAAAAACCAAAAGCTATTATTGCCGTTCATTTGTATGGTGTTCCTTATCAAATTGATGCGATAAGAACCATTGCGGATACCTATCAAATTCCAATTTTAGAGGATAGTGCTGAAGCTTTAGGAAGTACTTATAAAGGAATAAAATGCGGAACGTTTGGGGATATTAGTGTATTGTCTTTTAACGGGAATAAAATCATTACGACTTCTGGTGGAGGTGCCATTGTTACGCATTCGGCTGCATTAAAAGAAAAAGCAGTTTTTTATGCCACACAATCTAGAGACAATGCGCCCCATTATCAACACAGTCATATTGGATATAATTACCGCATGAGTAATATTTGTGCAGGTATTGGAAGAGGTCAGATGGAAGTACTAGATACTCATGTGGCTTCGAGAAGACTGATGCATGATTTTTATGTTTCTCTTTTTGCTTCAGTTGAAGGGATTGAAGTGTTTCGTGTGCCTAATTCAGATTATTTTGCAAATTATTGGTTGACCGCGATTACCGTAGACCCCATCAAAACGAAAGGATTAGATCGTGAAGCCTTACGCTTGGCATTGGAAAGTGCCAATATAGAGTCCCGTCCTTTGTGGAAACCGATGCATTTACAACCCATTTTTGAGTCGTATCCCTATTATGGCCACCAAGTTGCCGAATCCTTATTTGAACAAGGTTTATGTTTACCTTCAGGCTCAAATTTAACGCAAGCCGATAGAATAAGAATTAAGGACGCAATTTTAGCTATAATCAAGTAA
- a CDS encoding FkbM family methyltransferase — translation MKKIIKKIAIKLIHPIATRLGYNRGQKAVQITNAFEKNSLLAVFFENIKQMGFIPKHIVDVGANHGTWTRETLRYFPDANYTLIEPQEWLKPSLQDILDSNSKVTFNAVGAGDKSGSFMFTIVNRDDSCSFRYTEEEAKAGGFKQVEIPIVTLNEIVAKNATLPFPDLVKIDAEGLDINVLEGASDLMGKTEIFLVEAALFCKEFDNNLLKMVDYMDKKGYSLFEITDLNRPFQPQVLWLVELAFVRKGGIIDNYKINFEI, via the coding sequence TTGAAAAAGATTATAAAAAAAATAGCAATCAAATTAATTCATCCTATTGCAACAAGATTAGGATACAATAGAGGACAAAAAGCTGTTCAAATTACTAATGCATTTGAAAAGAATTCGCTTTTAGCAGTTTTTTTTGAAAATATAAAGCAAATGGGATTTATACCCAAGCATATTGTTGATGTTGGTGCGAATCATGGTACTTGGACGCGTGAAACGTTGCGCTATTTTCCAGACGCAAATTACACGTTAATAGAACCACAAGAATGGTTAAAACCGTCTTTACAAGATATTTTAGACTCCAATTCAAAAGTTACATTTAATGCAGTTGGAGCAGGAGACAAATCAGGATCATTTATGTTTACTATTGTAAATAGAGATGATAGCTGTTCGTTCAGATATACAGAAGAAGAAGCAAAAGCTGGAGGGTTCAAACAAGTGGAAATCCCTATCGTTACATTAAACGAAATAGTGGCAAAAAATGCAACTTTACCTTTTCCTGATTTAGTTAAGATCGATGCAGAAGGTCTAGATATTAACGTGTTAGAGGGTGCTTCTGATTTGATGGGAAAAACAGAAATTTTTTTAGTAGAAGCCGCTCTTTTTTGTAAAGAGTTTGATAACAATTTGTTGAAAATGGTTGATTATATGGATAAAAAAGGATATTCTTTATTTGAAATCACTGATTTAAACCGTCCGTTTCAACCACAAGTTTTATGGCTTGTTGAATTAGCTTTTGTTAGAAAAGGCGGAATTATAGATAATTACAAAATTAATTTCGAAATATGA
- a CDS encoding tyrosine-protein phosphatase, whose amino-acid sequence MLSFFKSKPKLSELIPNNYVDIHSHVLPGIDDGAQQISDTKFLLESMIGYGFSKVITTPHTMQNVWNNTSTTITEALHLVQNQLPDIANQVALQGASEYFLDENLMHLAQQEQLLPLKDNFILVEMSYLNAPIQLYDFLFELQLKGYQLVLAHPERYTFFHANKKEYEKLKKAGCLFQMNLLAAVGYYGRNVAETADYLLKENLYDFVGSDIHHKNHIAAFQNKVVLKNYGNLEKTIAKNAFFI is encoded by the coding sequence ATGTTATCCTTTTTTAAATCAAAACCTAAACTTTCTGAACTTATTCCCAACAATTATGTGGACATTCATTCACATGTATTACCTGGAATTGATGATGGTGCACAACAAATAAGTGATACCAAGTTCTTGTTAGAATCGATGATAGGCTATGGTTTTTCAAAAGTGATTACGACACCCCATACGATGCAAAATGTATGGAACAATACCAGCACAACCATTACGGAAGCACTGCATTTAGTACAAAACCAATTGCCCGATATAGCAAATCAGGTTGCGTTGCAAGGTGCTTCGGAATATTTTTTAGATGAAAATTTAATGCATTTGGCCCAACAAGAACAATTATTACCCTTGAAAGATAATTTCATTTTGGTGGAAATGTCGTATTTGAATGCACCTATTCAATTGTATGATTTTCTGTTTGAATTGCAGTTGAAAGGATACCAATTGGTTTTAGCACACCCAGAACGCTACACCTTTTTTCATGCCAATAAAAAAGAATATGAAAAACTAAAAAAAGCAGGCTGCTTGTTTCAAATGAATCTACTCGCTGCTGTGGGCTATTATGGTAGAAATGTAGCTGAAACGGCAGACTACCTCCTTAAAGAAAATCTGTACGATTTTGTAGGCTCCGACATACACCATAAAAATCACATAGCTGCTTTTCAAAATAAGGTAGTACTTAAAAACTATGGAAATTTAGAAAAGACAATCGCAAAAAACGCTTTTTTTATATAA
- a CDS encoding DegT/DnrJ/EryC1/StrS family aminotransferase — protein sequence MINVTQTFFPPLEEYQRYLQRIWTNQWLTNRGELVLELEEKLKTYLSVDHILVTNNGTIPLQIALKLLGNGGEIITTPFSYVATSAAIVWEHCTPVFVDIHPEYLTIDETKIEAAITDKTTCILATHVFGNPCHIEAIGAIAEKHHLKVIYDAAHAFGVTYKGKSIFEYGDVSTCSFHATKLFHTGEGGALFTKDAELEHQLFYSHNFGHNGPLAFHGLGVNGKISELQAAMGLAVLPYMETIIAERKRVVDFYNQHLNLDKIQTLKIRVNTQWNYSYYPVVFKDEVTLLQVQKTLNAEQIFPRRYFYPSLNTVDYLSGQKMSVSESIAARVLCLPLYAELKNMDLEKIICIINTLK from the coding sequence ATGATCAACGTAACTCAAACTTTTTTTCCACCTTTAGAAGAGTACCAACGTTACTTGCAACGTATTTGGACAAACCAATGGTTGACCAATCGTGGGGAGTTGGTATTGGAATTAGAAGAGAAGTTAAAAACATATTTATCGGTTGATCATATTTTAGTCACTAATAACGGGACGATTCCCCTTCAAATTGCCTTGAAATTATTAGGAAATGGAGGCGAAATTATTACGACGCCTTTTAGTTATGTTGCTACTTCAGCTGCCATTGTATGGGAACATTGTACGCCTGTTTTTGTAGATATTCATCCAGAGTACTTAACTATTGATGAAACTAAAATTGAAGCCGCAATAACTGATAAAACGACTTGTATTTTAGCTACACACGTTTTTGGCAATCCATGTCATATCGAAGCTATTGGAGCTATTGCTGAAAAACACCATTTAAAAGTAATTTATGATGCAGCCCATGCTTTTGGTGTCACTTATAAAGGAAAATCCATTTTTGAATATGGTGATGTGAGCACGTGTAGTTTTCATGCTACTAAGTTGTTTCACACGGGTGAAGGTGGTGCTTTATTTACAAAAGATGCAGAATTAGAGCATCAATTGTTTTATAGTCACAATTTCGGACACAATGGCCCTTTGGCATTTCATGGATTGGGTGTTAATGGAAAAATATCCGAATTACAAGCCGCCATGGGGTTAGCCGTTTTGCCCTATATGGAAACCATTATAGCCGAACGCAAAAGAGTAGTTGATTTTTACAATCAACATTTAAATTTAGATAAAATTCAAACCTTAAAAATAAGAGTAAATACCCAATGGAACTACAGCTATTATCCTGTAGTTTTTAAAGACGAAGTGACTTTATTACAAGTGCAAAAGACGTTAAATGCAGAACAGATTTTTCCAAGACGTTATTTTTATCCGTCTTTAAATACTGTAGACTATTTGAGTGGCCAAAAAATGTCTGTTTCTGAAAGTATCGCTGCAAGAGTGCTTTGTTTGCCTTTGTATGCGGAGTTAAAAAATATGGATTTAGAAAAAATTATTTGTATAATCAATACATTAAAATAA
- a CDS encoding WbqC family protein has translation MKLAIMQPYFFPYIGYFQLINAVDKFIVYDDVNFIKGGWINRNNVLVSKKPFLFTVPLENSSSFIQIDQTRLHSKFYENWKIKFLKSLEQSYKKAPFYNEVFFLIEKILNKDNDFISTLAVESIKEVCNYLDVKTQIIETSKQYNNKYLNGQDRIISICQLEQAKYYINPIGGIDLYSKEDFKKNDIILNFIKAKPIEYKQFDNRFVSWLSIIDILMFNSKIEVVRMLNEYDLV, from the coding sequence ATGAAGTTAGCCATTATGCAACCTTATTTTTTTCCATATATTGGTTATTTTCAATTAATCAACGCTGTTGATAAATTTATAGTTTATGATGATGTGAACTTTATTAAAGGGGGATGGATAAACAGAAATAATGTATTGGTAAGTAAAAAACCTTTTTTATTTACTGTTCCACTAGAAAATTCAAGCTCATTTATACAAATTGATCAAACCCGTTTACATTCAAAATTCTATGAGAATTGGAAAATTAAATTTCTAAAATCTCTTGAGCAATCCTATAAAAAAGCACCTTTTTATAATGAAGTTTTTTTTTTAATTGAGAAAATTTTAAATAAAGACAATGATTTTATTAGTACATTGGCAGTTGAAAGTATTAAGGAGGTATGTAATTACTTAGATGTTAAAACCCAAATAATTGAAACATCAAAACAATACAATAATAAATATTTAAATGGTCAAGACAGGATTATATCGATTTGTCAATTAGAGCAAGCAAAATATTACATCAATCCAATAGGAGGAATTGATTTATATTCAAAGGAAGATTTTAAGAAAAATGATATAATTCTTAACTTTATAAAAGCAAAACCGATTGAGTATAAACAATTTGATAATCGATTTGTTTCATGGTTATCTATAATTGATATTTTGATGTTTAATTCTAAAATTGAGGTAGTGAGAATGTTAAATGAATATGATTTGGTATGA
- a CDS encoding ABC transporter permease, giving the protein MKLPAYMNKTEFSDEENAFTSTFFSSQKQADVGQWDAVIESKHSLLDLNLKELWHYRDLLVLFVRRDFVTVYKQTILGPLWFFIQPILTTITFTVIFGNVAQLSTDGAPKLVFYMAGITLWNYFSTCLTTVSGVFNANASIFGKVYFPRLIMPLTIVISNLIKFGVQFLLFLCFVGYYYFQGEIEPNTTYIAATPIVIVLMALISMGIGLILSSMTTKYKDLNQLISFGVQLFMYATPVIYPSSSVPSAYQWVVELNPLVGLFDYMRYAYLGVGSFSFSDFVYPSVFAVVILFVGILVFNKVQKTFMDTV; this is encoded by the coding sequence ATGAAACTCCCTGCATACATGAATAAAACTGAATTTTCAGACGAAGAAAATGCATTTACAAGCACCTTTTTTTCTTCCCAAAAACAAGCAGATGTTGGGCAATGGGATGCTGTTATTGAGTCAAAGCACTCGCTTTTGGATTTAAATTTAAAAGAACTTTGGCATTATCGTGACTTGTTGGTCTTGTTTGTAAGAAGAGACTTTGTAACCGTTTATAAGCAAACAATCTTAGGACCTCTTTGGTTTTTTATCCAACCCATTTTAACGACTATAACTTTTACTGTCATTTTTGGAAATGTAGCTCAATTGTCGACTGATGGAGCTCCAAAGTTGGTTTTTTATATGGCTGGGATTACACTATGGAATTATTTTTCAACTTGTTTGACCACCGTTTCCGGTGTATTTAATGCCAATGCATCTATTTTTGGGAAAGTATATTTTCCAAGATTAATTATGCCATTAACAATTGTGATTTCTAACTTAATCAAGTTTGGAGTGCAGTTTTTATTGTTCCTTTGTTTTGTTGGGTATTATTATTTTCAAGGCGAAATTGAACCCAATACAACTTACATTGCTGCAACGCCAATTGTAATTGTTTTAATGGCCTTAATTTCCATGGGAATAGGATTAATTTTGTCTTCCATGACTACAAAATATAAAGATTTAAATCAACTCATTAGTTTTGGAGTGCAACTATTTATGTATGCCACACCAGTAATTTATCCTAGTTCATCCGTTCCATCAGCTTATCAATGGGTGGTTGAACTAAATCCTTTAGTAGGGTTGTTTGATTATATGCGTTATGCTTATTTAGGGGTAGGCTCATTTTCTTTCTCCGATTTTGTTTATCCTTCAGTTTTTGCTGTAGTAATTTTATTTGTCGGAATTTTGGTGTTCAATAAAGTCCAGAAAACGTTTATGGATACGGTTTAG
- a CDS encoding glycosyltransferase family 2 protein yields the protein MLAIIIPFYKLTFFQATLQSLAHQTDKRFKVYVGDDASPDDCTALLQSFEGQFDFVYHRFESNLGSISLTQQWERCIALSNDEEWLMILGDDDVLGENVVEAFYNSKKNNVNVFRFSTVVIDENNKVISDKFTQPIFEKATDSFFRKINNETRSSLSEYVFKRVSYQQHKFSNFPLAWYSDDLAWIKFSDSSLIASINDSVIYFRFSNDNISGKTNNLLLKEEAKFLFFQKIVKEELARFNKNQICILLTTYEILLRNRNLLSFKNSILIALEYIKIRRINHLLKFMKRQFIKKIKSK from the coding sequence ATGCTAGCTATCATCATTCCCTTTTATAAACTTACGTTCTTTCAGGCTACGTTACAATCGCTAGCCCATCAAACAGATAAGCGTTTTAAAGTGTATGTAGGTGACGATGCAAGCCCAGATGATTGTACTGCATTGTTGCAAAGCTTTGAGGGTCAATTTGATTTTGTTTACCACCGATTTGAAAGTAATTTAGGAAGTATTAGTTTAACACAGCAATGGGAGCGATGCATTGCACTTTCAAACGATGAAGAATGGTTGATGATTCTTGGAGATGATGATGTGTTAGGGGAAAATGTAGTGGAAGCGTTTTACAATAGTAAAAAAAATAATGTAAATGTTTTTAGGTTCTCAACCGTTGTAATTGATGAAAATAATAAGGTTATTTCAGATAAATTCACTCAACCTATTTTTGAAAAAGCAACCGATTCTTTCTTTAGAAAAATAAATAATGAAACTAGAAGTTCTCTTTCTGAATATGTTTTTAAAAGAGTATCATATCAGCAACATAAATTTAGTAATTTTCCTTTAGCATGGTATTCTGATGATTTAGCATGGATTAAATTTTCAGATTCAAGTTTAATCGCTTCAATAAATGATTCGGTCATTTATTTTCGGTTTTCAAACGATAACATTTCAGGAAAAACTAATAATCTATTATTAAAGGAAGAGGCAAAATTTTTATTTTTTCAAAAAATTGTAAAAGAAGAATTAGCTCGTTTTAATAAAAATCAAATATGTATATTATTAACTACATATGAAATATTACTCAGAAATCGAAACTTGTTGAGTTTTAAAAACAGTATTTTAATAGCATTAGAATATATTAAAATTAGAAGAATTAATCATTTATTAAAATTTATGAAAAGACAATTCATAAAAAAGATTAAAAGTAAATAA